In the Candidatus Aegiribacteria sp. genome, TCATGTTTACAAGGCAATTTCACTGGAGGAATTTTATGACACTCAGCAGAAAACCTCTCAAGGGCATGCGGCAGCTTGTACCCGCCGAGAAGAGGGTTGAGGATTACATCATCAGACAACTGTCCAATGCGGGTAGAGCATACGGTTTCGAGGAATACGAAGCCCCTGTTCTTGAACCCCTGAATTTGTTTCTGGCAAAATCCGGAAGTGAACTGGCTGTTGAGCAGAGCTACAATTTTACAGACAAGGGTGGCAGAGAACTTATAATGAGACCGGAGCTTACTCCATCTCTTGCCAGGATGGTAGCAGCCTCGGGAGAACTGATATACCCGATAAAATGGATGTCATTTCCTGTCTGCTACAGGTACGAAAGACCCCAGCGCGGACGAGTCAGGGAATTCATGCAGTACAACCTGGATATTCTTGGAGTGAACGACCTCGAGGCTGAACTTGAAATATTTCTTGTGTTGAAAAGGATAATGAGAAATCTTAACGCTTCCCCGGGCCAGTACACTATCCGCTACTCCAGCAGATGTCTTGCCGCGGATGTACTGGAGAACTGCGGCATGAAGGAAGAGGAGATGCATAAAGCCTTCGCGGTTATCGACAAGAAAGACAAAATGAATCCTGATGACTGGGAGAGATGGGCAAGAAGCGAAATCACAGACGAACGGAATGTGGATACGATTATAAGCTTCGCGTCATGCAGCGAACTCGATACACCATGGTTGAAAGCATCCGCGGGGGATAGTTCGGCGTACGCTGAAATAGTCAGATTCAGCGGTATGCTTGCGGATGCCGACGTTTCCGAAGCGAAGTTCGAAGCATGTGTTGTTCGGGGTCTCGATTACTATACGGGAATAGTTTTCGAGGTTATGGATACCGGCGGTGAGAATCGCAGGGCGATCTGCGGCGGAGGCAGGTACGATAACCTGGTTGGAATGTTCGACGGTCAGAAAGTATCAGGAGTCGGGTTCGGGCTTGGATTACTGACATTGAAATTGTTCCTTGAAACTTACGGGCTGATACCTGAAAATATCGCAGGGAAACATCCTGCGGATGTGTTCCTTGCCGTATACTCCGATGAGGAGAGAGCTTTCGCGGTAAACCTTGCGGAAGAACTGCGTGATGAGGGTATTTCGGTTGAGATCGATATTACCTGCAGGAGTCTTTCGAAGCAGTTCAGAACAGCGGACAGGAAATCAATCGGGTACATCGCGGTTGTTGGTCCTGAAGAAGTCATTTCGGGAAAGATATCACTGAAGAACATGTCCTCGGGTTTTAAAACCGAGTGCGAGGTATCGGAGATTCCGGGAATATTGAAGGACGGGAGCCTGTGCGAGGGAAAAAAATAGTAGGATTGAGAAGCCGGATTCCCGGCAGGATGATCTTTGTTATCCTGACGGTACTTCTATTCATTCCATTGTTTTTCCTGCGTACCGCTCATGGAAAGCTGGACTTTCCGGAAACGGCCGCCTGCCTGGGAGTACTGTTCTTGTATTTTATTATTGTTCGACTGATCTCCAGGCTTCATCTTACAAGTGTGATCATCTCGGTTGTTATTTTTTCATTGACGGTTTTCGGGCTGTCAACATTTCTGCAGCCGTCCATCAGTGAGGAACTTCCCCAACCAGACAAGGTTGATAACTCCGGCGGCAGAATTATTGAGAATTACAGATTATCTTCCGATGAGAGTCCTGAAGTTTCAGGTTTTGCTGAAATTCAGAACAGGATTGACAGCCTTGCAGCCTCCGGGGGAGAGGCCATAAGGAATGTAGGGTTGTTCGAAGGTTCCGGACCCGTAGGGATGACACTCGGAGCATTGGGGGAAGTTACTTCAGCAACTGCTGAGATATTCATAAGAACCGTTTACGCAGGTTCCAATGTTGCCCGTGAGGATTCGACTGTTCTTTCAGAGGGAACATTGAGGGAATCTAACCATCCCCTGAAGATACTTGCCCTTATTCTTACCGTAATTCTATCTATCGCATTAATCGCCTCATTGAGATATCTGGTTCTGATTGAGCGGAAAAAGGGAACTCTGCTGTGGTTCCGGCTGCTCGCAATTACCCTTGTTCTGAGAGTTCTTTACGTTTCCCTTGGGCTGGAAGATTTCATTCGAACGGCTATTTCTGGGATCAGCAGTTCGGACATCATGTTGTCGATCAGTCCATTCTACGTGCTGCTTTTCATTCTGGCGTTTATCAACGCGTTCAGAACAGACTGGATACACTATCTTAACAGATGGAAGAAATATCTTGCTCTGGCTGGAACTCTGGGAATCATTGTACTGTCACAGGCCATACTCAGATTCTATTTCAACGGCAGCCTGACAATATCTTCCCTTGCTCTGGGAACCTTTATAGGCTGCGTGTTCACCGTGCTTCTGGTTTTCAGTTTCATCGCTTTTCTGAAAATCCTTTTTCTTCTTCCATCCGCAAGACTTGTGGATAGAAAACTCAATCAGCTTAAAATAATGGATGGACTCGGACAATCCATCTACTCTACTTTCGATGAAAACAAGATAATACACTCATCCATAACTCTCGGAAGAAGACTTTCCGGAGCCGACAAATGCTGGGCTGTAAAACTGAAAGAGAATAATTTCAGCTTCTGGGATGCAGCGGGAAGGGATTCATCTGAAATTGTTTTTCCCGCCGAATATCACAGAGAGGTTTTAAAAAGGCTGGATAAAGCCGGAGGAACTATTCTTTATAACCGGTATCCGAAAAGCTCACTGACAAAGTTCGCGGGAGACAGCTCTCCAATTCCGGGTTCACTTATTGCTTCAGCGCTGAGAATAAGGAAGAAGACCTTTGGCATTATTTACGTTTCCACGAACCGACAGTTCGGGTTCATGAACGAATCGAAGGGTCTTGTAGAGACCTTCGCGAGACAGGTTGCCGCGGCTGTTGATAATGC is a window encoding:
- the hisS gene encoding histidine--tRNA ligase, producing MTLSRKPLKGMRQLVPAEKRVEDYIIRQLSNAGRAYGFEEYEAPVLEPLNLFLAKSGSELAVEQSYNFTDKGGRELIMRPELTPSLARMVAASGELIYPIKWMSFPVCYRYERPQRGRVREFMQYNLDILGVNDLEAELEIFLVLKRIMRNLNASPGQYTIRYSSRCLAADVLENCGMKEEEMHKAFAVIDKKDKMNPDDWERWARSEITDERNVDTIISFASCSELDTPWLKASAGDSSAYAEIVRFSGMLADADVSEAKFEACVVRGLDYYTGIVFEVMDTGGENRRAICGGGRYDNLVGMFDGQKVSGVGFGLGLLTLKLFLETYGLIPENIAGKHPADVFLAVYSDEERAFAVNLAEELRDEGISVEIDITCRSLSKQFRTADRKSIGYIAVVGPEEVISGKISLKNMSSGFKTECEVSEIPGILKDGSLCEGKK
- a CDS encoding SpoIIE family protein phosphatase, translated to MRGKKIVGLRSRIPGRMIFVILTVLLFIPLFFLRTAHGKLDFPETAACLGVLFLYFIIVRLISRLHLTSVIISVVIFSLTVFGLSTFLQPSISEELPQPDKVDNSGGRIIENYRLSSDESPEVSGFAEIQNRIDSLAASGGEAIRNVGLFEGSGPVGMTLGALGEVTSATAEIFIRTVYAGSNVAREDSTVLSEGTLRESNHPLKILALILTVILSIALIASLRYLVLIERKKGTLLWFRLLAITLVLRVLYVSLGLEDFIRTAISGISSSDIMLSISPFYVLLFILAFINAFRTDWIHYLNRWKKYLALAGTLGIIVLSQAILRFYFNGSLTISSLALGTFIGCVFTVLLVFSFIAFLKILFLLPSARLVDRKLNQLKIMDGLGQSIYSTFDENKIIHSSITLGRRLSGADKCWAVKLKENNFSFWDAAGRDSSEIVFPAEYHREVLKRLDKAGGTILYNRYPKSSLTKFAGDSSPIPGSLIASALRIRKKTFGIIYVSTNRQFGFMNESKGLVETFARQVAAAVDNARLMETELERERYREELVIARSIQESLLPGELPEIENVDIAGISVPSMQVGGDYYDVFQIPGGLYGITIADVAGKGTSAALLMAALQAALHTIAPGMRKKAGETVERLNRVMSERMPDDKFITFFYGVLDPTEGTLNYCCAGHDPPILAGCDGIVSRLSEGGLVLGIVSDTTFRTTTVKLNRDDRLLLYTDGITESMEKETGEEFGSDRLVAFLTDQSSFQSQAVLENLLDNLKSFRGHTAAMDDMTLLMVAYTGYTKESVERIV